In the genome of Hymenobacter cellulosivorans, one region contains:
- a CDS encoding NADH-quinone oxidoreductase subunit J family protein, which yields MASSPSLFFFLSFVALFAALGVVLAKNPVHSVLFLILTFFSLSGHYLILNAQFLAAVNIIVYAGAIMVLFLFVIMFLNLNADTEPHKSALSKVAAAVAGGLLLVVMVAALRDIQPGTTFNAPVFNSQIGMVSQLGMILYTKYLLPFELASVLFLAAMVGAVMLGKREAGERNF from the coding sequence ATGGCCTCTTCCCCTTCCCTGTTTTTCTTCTTGTCGTTTGTGGCCTTGTTTGCGGCCCTAGGCGTGGTACTGGCCAAAAACCCGGTACACAGCGTGCTATTCCTGATTCTGACGTTCTTCTCACTGTCGGGCCACTACCTGATTCTGAACGCGCAGTTCCTGGCCGCCGTGAATATCATCGTCTACGCCGGCGCCATCATGGTACTGTTCCTGTTCGTAATCATGTTCCTGAACCTGAACGCCGACACGGAGCCCCACAAATCGGCCTTATCGAAGGTAGCAGCAGCGGTAGCCGGCGGATTACTGCTGGTGGTAATGGTAGCCGCCCTGCGCGACATCCAGCCCGGCACCACTTTCAACGCGCCAGTATTCAACTCGCAGATTGGTATGGTAAGCCAGCTAGGCATGATTCTTTACACGAAGTATCTGCTGCCCTTCGAGTTGGCCTCGGTACTGTTCCTGGCCGCTATGGTCGGGGCCGTAATGCTGGGCAAGCGGGAAGCCGGGGAGCGGAACTTCTAG